Proteins encoded together in one Polaribacter reichenbachii window:
- a CDS encoding geranylgeranyl reductase family protein — protein MKHFTVAIIGSGPSGASTAFYLGKQGIDTVIIEKETLPRYKTCGGGFVNRGKKDMPFDISEVVEREFCQVDTYFNNHEKCYYSNKEEPIITMIMRDDFDNLIVNKAKEFGVTLLEDHKLLSIDFTDDKSILKTSQGDISADFIIAADGVLSPTAKMAGYKNDTRNLIPALEYEVEVSETDFKRLSKTVRFDIDAVPYGYAWCFPKKNHLSLGVLTTKKGKINLKEYYKKYLETLGIKEIIKEDAHGFQIPLAPRTDGFVKNNVFLIGDAAGFAEPITAEGISNAILSGKYVAEAIIESKLDIKLAEKIYLEKLNIKLLPELKSGAFLSKFFYHNNPVRKYLLNKYGQYFNNIMVDILHGDRPFPTNVSEKLKNKIKEKIFLKK, from the coding sequence ATGAAACATTTTACAGTTGCAATTATTGGTAGTGGTCCTTCTGGAGCATCCACCGCATTTTATTTGGGTAAACAAGGTATTGATACCGTAATTATTGAAAAAGAGACTTTACCACGATATAAAACTTGTGGTGGTGGCTTTGTAAACAGAGGCAAAAAAGATATGCCTTTTGATATTTCTGAGGTTGTAGAACGTGAATTTTGCCAAGTGGATACTTACTTTAACAATCACGAAAAATGTTACTACTCTAACAAAGAAGAGCCCATAATTACAATGATTATGCGTGATGATTTCGATAATTTAATTGTTAATAAAGCAAAAGAATTCGGAGTTACTTTATTAGAAGATCATAAATTGTTAAGTATTGATTTTACTGATGATAAATCGATTTTAAAAACTTCGCAAGGTGATATTTCTGCTGATTTTATTATTGCTGCAGATGGTGTTTTGAGTCCGACAGCAAAAATGGCAGGTTATAAAAATGATACCAGAAATTTAATCCCTGCTTTAGAATATGAAGTTGAAGTTTCTGAAACAGATTTTAAAAGGCTTTCTAAAACTGTACGTTTTGATATTGATGCAGTTCCTTATGGCTATGCTTGGTGTTTTCCTAAGAAAAACCATTTATCCTTAGGAGTTTTAACTACCAAAAAAGGGAAAATCAATTTAAAAGAATATTACAAAAAGTATTTAGAAACTTTAGGCATTAAAGAAATTATTAAAGAAGATGCACACGGATTTCAAATTCCGTTAGCTCCAAGAACTGATGGTTTTGTAAAAAACAATGTCTTTTTAATTGGTGATGCTGCAGGTTTTGCAGAACCTATTACGGCAGAAGGAATTTCTAATGCAATTTTAAGCGGAAAATATGTTGCTGAAGCTATTATAGAAAGTAAATTAGATATAAAACTTGCTGAGAAAATTTATCTAGAAAAACTAAATATCAAGTTGTTACCTGAATTAAAATCGGGTGCTTTTTTATCTAAATTCTTTTATCACAATAACCCTGTTAGAAAATATTTATTGAATAAATATGGACAATATTTTAATAATATTATGGTTGATATTTTACACGGAGATCGTCCTTTCCCTACAAATGTTTCTGAAAAACTAAAAAATAAAATTAAAGAGAAGATTTTTTTAAAGAAATGA
- a CDS encoding endonuclease/exonuclease/phosphatase family protein: MKKLSFINTLIYIINSLMAACLLFSYLLPYVSPKSFPAFAILSLLVPILIVINLVFVVYWLINLKKQFLLSTLILLLGWFIIPNIYKFSEKDTSEKNDLKVMSYNVRMFNYWNWIDDKNILENINNFLKKESPDILLFQEYFNQKGINFNYKYKYLKPSKLNSNFGLAIYSKFPIINKGSFDFNNTSNNIIFADILRNKDTIRIYNIHLQSLGLNTDKDNFGQENSEKLIARLQEGFKKQAEQTTVFLEHEKKWNGKKIVAGDFNNTSYSWVYNQISEDKKDAFIEAGSGFGKSFNYWFPMRIDFILSDENAEITQFTSFTEKNSDHFSIQAKINW, from the coding sequence GTGAAAAAATTATCCTTTATAAATACGCTTATTTATATCATCAATTCTTTGATGGCTGCTTGCTTGTTGTTTTCTTACTTATTGCCATATGTTTCTCCAAAATCGTTTCCTGCCTTTGCTATTTTAAGTTTATTAGTACCTATTTTAATAGTTATTAACCTAGTTTTTGTGGTTTATTGGCTCATTAACTTAAAAAAACAATTTCTATTATCAACCTTAATTTTATTGCTGGGTTGGTTTATAATACCCAATATTTATAAATTTTCTGAAAAAGATACATCAGAAAAAAATGATTTAAAAGTAATGAGTTATAATGTTAGAATGTTTAATTATTGGAACTGGATTGATGACAAAAACATACTAGAAAACATCAATAATTTTCTTAAAAAAGAATCGCCAGATATTTTACTATTTCAAGAATATTTTAATCAAAAAGGAATAAATTTTAATTATAAATACAAATATTTAAAACCTAGCAAATTAAATTCTAATTTCGGATTGGCCATTTACTCTAAATTTCCGATTATAAATAAAGGTTCTTTTGATTTTAATAACACATCTAACAATATTATTTTTGCTGATATTCTTAGAAATAAAGACACCATAAGAATTTACAATATTCATTTACAATCTTTAGGTCTAAATACCGATAAAGATAATTTTGGCCAAGAAAATTCAGAAAAACTAATTGCAAGATTACAAGAAGGTTTTAAAAAACAGGCTGAGCAAACTACTGTATTTTTAGAACACGAAAAAAAATGGAACGGAAAAAAAATAGTTGCTGGCGACTTTAATAACACTTCCTATTCTTGGGTGTACAATCAAATATCCGAAGATAAAAAAGATGCATTTATTGAGGCTGGTAGCGGATTTGGAAAATCTTTTAATTATTGGTTTCCTATGCGAATTGATTTTATTTTATCTGATGAAAATGCAGAAATCACTCAATTCACATCTTTTACAGAAAAAAATTCTGACCACTTCTCTATTCAAGCTAAAATAAATTGGTAA
- a CDS encoding rhomboid family intramembrane serine protease codes for MSIVNDIKNRYITGNIVEKLIFINITIFVVTIIVSVIQGLYEGQINWLVDWFSLDDDISSLYKKPWSIITYGFLHADFLHVLMNLMVLYFIGNLFLEYFTQKQLLSFYLLGTFFGGVLFIFSQNYFPLFQGKISLLVGASAGISAIFIGIATYIPNYQLKLRFIGFVKLWHLAAIWIGLDVIGLIGDNAGGNFAHLGGALFGFLYVKKASNTEIKLFDKIADLFKTKKKSPLKTVHKSKVKKKTNTNLNQQQIDEILDKISKSGYDTLTKAEKDFLFRQGKK; via the coding sequence ATGAGCATTGTAAACGATATAAAAAACAGATATATTACTGGTAATATTGTAGAAAAATTAATTTTTATAAATATTACTATATTCGTTGTAACCATTATAGTTAGTGTTATTCAAGGTTTATATGAAGGTCAAATAAATTGGTTAGTTGATTGGTTTTCTTTAGATGATGATATAAGTTCTCTCTACAAAAAACCTTGGTCTATAATTACTTACGGATTTTTACACGCCGATTTTTTACACGTTTTAATGAACCTTATGGTTTTGTATTTTATTGGTAATTTATTTCTAGAATATTTTACTCAAAAACAATTATTAAGTTTTTACCTATTAGGTACTTTTTTTGGCGGAGTTTTATTTATTTTTAGTCAGAATTATTTCCCATTATTTCAAGGTAAAATATCTTTATTGGTTGGTGCTTCTGCAGGTATTTCAGCTATTTTTATTGGTATTGCTACTTACATACCAAATTATCAATTAAAATTACGATTTATAGGTTTTGTAAAACTTTGGCATTTAGCTGCCATTTGGATTGGATTAGATGTAATTGGATTAATTGGTGATAATGCTGGAGGTAACTTTGCACATTTAGGTGGTGCATTATTTGGTTTTTTATATGTTAAAAAAGCAAGTAATACAGAAATTAAATTGTTCGATAAAATTGCAGATTTATTTAAAACTAAAAAGAAATCGCCTTTAAAAACAGTACATAAATCGAAAGTAAAAAAGAAAACAAATACCAATTTGAATCAGCAGCAGATTGATGAAATTTTAGATAAAATAAGTAAATCTGGTTACGATACATTGACCAAAGCCGAAAAAGATTTTTTGTTTAGACAAGGCAAAAAATAA
- a CDS encoding rhomboid family intramembrane serine protease, with the protein MNRITDAIKHLIIINAILFIAPQILQLDLTNFLALHFPRNEHFGFWQYVTHIFMHGSFSHILFNMYGLWAFGTPLEQMWGKKKFFFFYFSAGIGAGLIYTLVNYYQFNGIYEIFINAGLTDSEVISILELGSTNDPRLADVINQDQFNKIWSLYNTPAVGASGAVYGILVAFGLYFKDAKLALIFFPVPIAAKYFIPVMILGDLFFGMTKYSIGNVAHFAHVGGALIGFLIAYYWKKNQFKTN; encoded by the coding sequence ATGAATAGAATTACAGACGCTATAAAACATCTAATTATTATAAACGCAATACTTTTTATTGCTCCACAAATATTACAATTAGATTTAACTAATTTTTTAGCTTTGCATTTTCCAAGAAATGAGCATTTTGGATTTTGGCAATATGTAACACACATATTTATGCACGGTAGCTTTTCACATATTTTATTTAATATGTATGGTTTATGGGCTTTTGGTACACCTTTAGAGCAAATGTGGGGAAAGAAAAAGTTTTTCTTTTTCTATTTTTCTGCAGGAATCGGCGCTGGTTTAATTTATACTTTAGTTAATTATTATCAATTTAATGGCATTTATGAAATTTTTATAAACGCTGGTTTAACAGATTCTGAAGTAATCTCTATTCTAGAACTTGGTAGTACAAATGACCCTAGGTTGGCAGATGTTATTAACCAAGATCAATTTAATAAAATTTGGTCTTTATATAATACACCTGCAGTTGGTGCTTCTGGTGCTGTTTACGGAATTTTAGTTGCTTTTGGTTTGTATTTTAAAGATGCCAAATTAGCATTAATATTTTTCCCTGTTCCTATTGCAGCAAAATACTTTATTCCTGTAATGATTTTAGGTGATTTATTCTTTGGAATGACAAAATATTCTATTGGAAATGTTGCGCATTTTGCTCACGTTGGTGGAGCTTTAATCGGTTTTTTAATTGCCTATTATTGGAAAAAAAATCAATTCAAAACAAACTAA